A window of the Bradyrhizobium ottawaense genome harbors these coding sequences:
- a CDS encoding carbohydrate ABC transporter permease yields MKAITEVAPGAAEVAAPEQELRKPSYWPFVVPALVVVLAIIIFPWVFTIWMSLNEWKVGSPIAFVGLANYMRLPNDPRFVEAVGHTILYTALSVALPLIFGTLAAVVFHQKFPGRGFLRGVFIMPMMATPVAIALVWTMMFHPQLGVLNYLLSLVGLPPQLWVFHPGTVIPSLVLVETWQWTPLVMLIVLGGLAAIPIEPYESAEIDGANFWQMFRYITLPLIAPFLFIAGMIRMIDAVKSFDIIFAITQGGPGSASETINLYLYSVAFIYYDLGYGSAIAVIFFVLIIVLAALLLYLRQRTVWAEIGGDA; encoded by the coding sequence GTGAAGGCCATCACAGAAGTCGCTCCGGGCGCGGCAGAGGTCGCCGCGCCGGAGCAGGAATTGCGGAAGCCGTCATACTGGCCGTTCGTGGTGCCGGCGCTCGTCGTCGTGCTCGCGATCATCATCTTTCCGTGGGTGTTCACGATCTGGATGAGCCTGAACGAATGGAAGGTCGGCTCGCCGATCGCCTTCGTCGGCCTCGCCAATTACATGCGGCTGCCGAACGACCCCCGCTTCGTCGAGGCGGTGGGCCACACCATTCTTTACACCGCTCTGTCCGTGGCTCTGCCGCTGATCTTCGGCACCCTCGCCGCCGTGGTGTTCCACCAGAAATTTCCCGGGCGCGGTTTCCTGCGCGGCGTCTTCATCATGCCGATGATGGCGACCCCCGTGGCGATCGCGCTGGTCTGGACCATGATGTTTCACCCGCAGCTCGGCGTGCTCAATTATCTGCTCTCGCTGGTCGGCCTGCCGCCGCAGCTCTGGGTATTTCATCCCGGCACCGTGATCCCCTCGCTGGTGCTGGTCGAAACCTGGCAGTGGACGCCGCTGGTGATGCTGATCGTGCTCGGCGGTCTCGCGGCGATCCCGATCGAGCCCTACGAGAGCGCCGAGATCGATGGCGCCAATTTCTGGCAGATGTTCCGTTACATCACGCTGCCGCTGATCGCGCCGTTTTTGTTCATCGCCGGCATGATCCGCATGATCGATGCCGTCAAAAGCTTCGATATCATCTTTGCGATCACGCAAGGCGGGCCCGGCTCGGCGTCGGAGACCATCAACCTTTATCTCTACAGCGTCGCCTTCATCTACTACGACCTCGGCTATGGATCGGCGATCGCGGTCATCTTCTTCGTCCTGATCATCGTCCTGGCGGCGCTGCTGCTGTATCTGCGCCAGCGCACGGTGTGGGCCGAGATCGGCGGTGACGCATGA
- a CDS encoding regulator — protein sequence MSTSTTGTAGKLDFKPVLWTPGDWNAFFGFGTNILVNMLVLTGLLRFVLKMPDSLVFGRILPALGLMMCLSTFYYAFLAYKLAQKTGRTDVCALPSGVSVPHMFIVTFVIMLPITIKTGDPMKGWSAGLVWVFFQSFILMIGGFIAPYIRKITPRAALLGTLAGVSVTFISMRPALEMYMTPQIGLVCFAIILVSWFGGVKYWKNIPAGLVAIAVGMVIAWGSNLFGLGLGGLSVKGLGDAFASFGFSVPLPAVGQVFSGFEFLGVILVTAIPFGIYDLVEAMDNVESAEAAGDEYPTTRVLTADGVVSLIGCLMGNPFINAVYIGHPGWKAMGGRIGYSAATGLMVVILSWFGIISVLLALVPVVAISPILLYIGMLIGAQAFQTTPVKHAPAVVLALTPHLAAWAKLQIDTMLGATMNAAQSVGGLAADKVGAVKSAAIASLPQQGVLYHGLDVMGGGSILAGLILGAIGVFVIERDFLKASAFALAGAVMTYFGFMHGEAVGIGGGLGVTPGVALAYLVMAGGFYALGRTSVSVPYTAHRDMPHGVPAE from the coding sequence ATGAGCACGAGCACGACGGGGACGGCAGGCAAACTCGATTTCAAACCGGTGCTGTGGACACCGGGTGACTGGAACGCGTTCTTTGGTTTCGGCACCAACATCCTCGTCAACATGCTGGTATTGACCGGCCTGTTGCGGTTCGTGCTGAAGATGCCGGACTCCCTGGTGTTCGGCCGCATCCTGCCGGCGCTCGGCCTGATGATGTGCCTCTCGACCTTCTATTACGCCTTCCTCGCCTACAAGCTGGCGCAGAAGACCGGCCGCACCGACGTCTGCGCGCTGCCGTCGGGCGTCAGCGTGCCGCACATGTTCATCGTCACCTTCGTGATCATGCTGCCGATCACGATTAAGACCGGCGACCCCATGAAGGGCTGGTCCGCCGGCCTGGTCTGGGTGTTCTTCCAGAGTTTTATTCTGATGATCGGCGGCTTCATCGCGCCATATATTCGAAAAATCACGCCGCGCGCGGCGCTGCTCGGCACGCTCGCCGGCGTCTCCGTCACCTTCATCTCGATGCGGCCGGCGCTGGAAATGTACATGACGCCGCAGATCGGGCTGGTCTGCTTCGCCATCATCCTGGTGAGCTGGTTCGGCGGGGTGAAATACTGGAAGAACATTCCGGCCGGTCTCGTCGCCATCGCGGTCGGCATGGTCATCGCCTGGGGCTCGAACCTGTTCGGTCTCGGGCTCGGCGGGCTCAGCGTCAAGGGCCTCGGCGACGCCTTTGCCTCGTTCGGCTTCTCGGTGCCGCTGCCGGCCGTCGGCCAGGTATTCTCCGGCTTCGAGTTCCTCGGCGTCATCCTCGTCACCGCGATTCCGTTCGGTATCTACGACCTCGTCGAGGCCATGGATAACGTCGAGAGCGCGGAAGCCGCCGGCGACGAATATCCGACCACGCGGGTGCTGACCGCCGACGGCGTCGTCAGCCTGATCGGCTGCCTGATGGGCAACCCCTTCATCAACGCGGTCTATATCGGACATCCCGGCTGGAAAGCGATGGGCGGCCGGATCGGCTATTCCGCCGCGACCGGCCTGATGGTGGTGATCCTGTCCTGGTTCGGCATCATCTCGGTGCTGCTGGCGCTGGTGCCGGTCGTCGCGATCTCGCCGATCCTGCTCTATATCGGCATGCTGATCGGTGCGCAGGCGTTCCAGACCACCCCGGTCAAGCACGCGCCCGCGGTCGTGCTGGCGCTGACGCCGCATCTGGCGGCCTGGGCCAAGCTGCAGATCGACACCATGCTCGGTGCCACGATGAATGCCGCGCAGAGCGTCGGCGGTCTCGCCGCCGACAAGGTCGGTGCGGTCAAGTCGGCTGCGATCGCGTCATTGCCACAGCAGGGCGTGCTGTATCACGGTCTCGACGTGATGGGCGGCGGATCGATCCTCGCCGGGCTCATTCTCGGCGCGATCGGCGTGTTCGTGATCGAGCGTGACTTCCTCAAGGCCTCGGCCTTCGCGCTGGCCGGCGCCGTCATGACCTATTTCGGCTTCATGCACGGCGAAGCGGTCGGCATCGGCGGCGGTCTTGGTGTTACACCGGGCGTCGCACTCGCCTACCTCGTGATGGCCGGTGGCTTCTATGCGCTGGGCCGGACCAGCGTCAGCGTGCCCTACACCGCGCACAGGGACATGCCGCACGGGGTACCTGCGGAATAA
- a CDS encoding alpha/beta fold hydrolase produces the protein MKRMLRIAKVSLLAVAVLAVLAIGCGLGFRAYRQQLGARALAIQSPNGVEEGMYVKIGGIDQWIQIRGEDRSNPVILFVHGGPGGSTLPMSSGWQPWAKYFTVVQWDQRGAGRTFRMTGESVAATMTLAQMTQDGVEVAEFLRAYLHKDRIVLIGHSWGSFLGIHIVKQRPDLFHAYVGTGQVVGRQTFEKQFDLVVARLKGLAQAADNKQALTELAAISVAPGVSMTKPDIVEKWAKALSLPPIEAFQPVGPIPPAFMPDFSLLDWYYWQRGLSFSATHLRGRNGPMVHSDLWSLGTDFSIPVFFFEGTEDIVTPIEPAYAYFEQIKAPRKEFVKFEGGEHFIPFDRPDEFLAQLIAHVRSAF, from the coding sequence ATGAAACGGATGCTCAGGATCGCCAAAGTCAGCTTGCTTGCAGTTGCCGTGCTGGCGGTTCTTGCGATTGGGTGCGGACTGGGCTTTCGCGCTTATCGCCAGCAACTCGGCGCGCGTGCCCTCGCGATTCAATCCCCGAACGGCGTCGAGGAGGGAATGTACGTCAAAATCGGCGGCATCGATCAATGGATTCAGATTCGCGGCGAAGATCGCAGCAATCCGGTCATCCTCTTTGTCCACGGCGGCCCCGGTGGTTCGACGCTTCCGATGTCGTCGGGCTGGCAGCCATGGGCGAAGTATTTCACCGTCGTTCAATGGGACCAGCGGGGCGCCGGGCGTACGTTTCGCATGACCGGCGAATCCGTTGCGGCGACCATGACCTTGGCGCAGATGACGCAGGACGGCGTCGAAGTGGCCGAATTTCTTCGAGCCTATCTTCATAAGGACAGGATTGTCCTGATCGGACATTCGTGGGGCTCGTTTCTCGGCATTCATATCGTCAAACAGCGCCCGGACCTGTTTCATGCCTATGTCGGCACCGGACAAGTCGTTGGCAGGCAAACCTTCGAAAAGCAGTTCGACCTCGTCGTCGCCCGTCTGAAGGGATTGGCGCAAGCTGCAGACAACAAACAGGCGTTGACCGAACTCGCGGCGATTTCCGTCGCCCCCGGGGTCAGCATGACCAAGCCTGACATCGTGGAGAAATGGGCGAAAGCGCTGTCACTACCGCCGATCGAGGCGTTCCAGCCCGTCGGCCCGATCCCGCCGGCGTTCATGCCGGATTTTTCACTGCTCGATTGGTACTATTGGCAAAGAGGCCTCTCATTTTCGGCGACCCATCTACGCGGAAGGAACGGACCCATGGTTCACAGCGATCTGTGGTCTCTAGGCACTGACTTTTCCATTCCGGTGTTCTTTTTCGAGGGCACCGAGGACATCGTTACGCCGATCGAACCGGCTTACGCATATTTCGAACAGATCAAGGCGCCCCGGAAGGAATTCGTGAAGTTCGAGGGCGGCGAGCATTTTATTCCGTTCGATCGTCCCGATGAATTTCTTGCACAATTGATAGCGCACGTTCGATCCGCATTTTGA
- a CDS encoding ABC transporter ATP-binding protein yields the protein MSDSILSIEHLGVCLPKGADRSHALSDVSLAIKPDEILCVVGESGSGKSMMANAIMRLLPNEVTIDGGRVMFEGKDLAAATVAEMRQVRGAGIAMIFQEPMTALNPLRTIGDQIAEMFSIHTELSKAEISEKVQALLADVHIPDPIVAAKAYPHELSGGQRQRAMIAMALALDPRLLIADEPTTALDVTTQAQILKLIRELQQRRKAAVLFITHDFGVVAEIADRVVVMQHGVIVEQGAATDVLNNPQHAYTRQLIAAVPPLKAPPPRAISGDNILTISGVSKTYRTGGFLGRGARVTPAVKDVTLHLPRGATLGIVGESGSGKSTLARCLVRLIDPDAGSILLEGKDWAKLSREEVRRETRHIQMVFQDPFASLNPRRKAAELVAQGPIVHGTPRAKAIADARELFALVGLDPSAGDRFPHEFSGGQRQRIGLARALALKPDVLVADEPVSALDVSVQAQVLKLLADLRQRLGLSIVFITHDLRVAAQICDLVAVMKDGAVVEQGLAGEVFGNPQHPYTQALLASIPGGDFTRKRDAAIV from the coding sequence ATGAGCGACAGCATTCTCTCGATCGAACATCTCGGCGTCTGCCTGCCCAAAGGCGCGGACCGGAGCCACGCGCTGTCGGATGTGTCACTGGCGATCAAGCCCGACGAAATCCTCTGCGTGGTCGGCGAGTCCGGGTCCGGCAAGTCGATGATGGCAAACGCCATCATGCGGCTGCTCCCCAATGAAGTGACGATCGATGGCGGCCGGGTGATGTTCGAGGGCAAGGACCTCGCTGCGGCGACCGTGGCCGAGATGCGCCAGGTGCGCGGCGCCGGCATCGCCATGATCTTCCAGGAGCCGATGACCGCGCTCAATCCGCTCCGCACCATCGGCGACCAGATCGCCGAGATGTTTTCGATTCACACCGAGCTGTCGAAGGCCGAGATCTCGGAGAAGGTGCAGGCCCTGCTCGCCGACGTCCACATTCCCGATCCGATCGTAGCGGCAAAAGCCTATCCGCACGAACTGTCGGGCGGCCAGCGTCAGCGCGCCATGATCGCGATGGCGCTGGCACTCGACCCAAGGCTCTTGATCGCCGACGAGCCGACCACGGCGCTCGACGTCACGACGCAGGCACAGATATTGAAACTGATCCGCGAGCTGCAGCAGCGCCGCAAGGCCGCGGTCCTGTTCATCACCCACGATTTCGGCGTCGTCGCCGAGATCGCCGACCGCGTCGTGGTGATGCAGCACGGCGTCATCGTCGAACAGGGCGCCGCCACCGACGTGCTCAACAACCCGCAGCACGCCTACACCAGGCAGCTCATCGCCGCCGTGCCGCCGCTCAAGGCGCCGCCGCCGCGCGCGATTTCGGGCGACAATATCCTCACCATCTCAGGCGTGTCGAAGACCTATCGCACCGGCGGCTTTCTCGGGCGCGGCGCGCGCGTAACGCCGGCGGTGAAGGACGTGACGCTCCATCTACCCAGGGGCGCGACGCTCGGAATTGTCGGTGAATCCGGCTCGGGCAAGTCGACCCTGGCGCGCTGCCTGGTGCGGCTGATCGATCCGGACGCAGGCTCAATCCTGCTCGAGGGCAAGGACTGGGCGAAACTGTCGCGCGAGGAAGTACGTCGCGAGACGCGGCACATCCAGATGGTGTTTCAGGATCCGTTCGCCTCGCTCAATCCGCGCCGCAAGGCCGCCGAACTGGTGGCGCAGGGTCCGATCGTGCACGGCACGCCGCGCGCCAAGGCCATCGCCGACGCCCGGGAATTGTTCGCGCTGGTCGGGCTCGATCCTTCCGCCGGCGACCGATTCCCGCACGAATTCTCCGGCGGCCAACGCCAGCGCATTGGGCTGGCGCGCGCACTCGCGCTGAAGCCCGACGTGCTGGTCGCCGACGAGCCGGTCTCCGCGCTGGATGTTTCCGTGCAGGCGCAGGTGCTGAAACTACTCGCGGACCTGCGTCAGCGGCTCGGGCTATCGATCGTCTTCATCACCCATGATCTGCGCGTGGCCGCGCAAATCTGCGACCTCGTCGCGGTCATGAAGGACGGCGCCGTGGTCGAGCAAGGGCTGGCCGGCGAGGTGTTCGGCAACCCGCAACATCCGTATACGCAGGCGTTGCTGGCTTCGATTCCCGGCGGCGACTTTACCCGCAAGCGCGATGCGGCCATTGTGTAA
- a CDS encoding ABC transporter substrate-binding protein yields MNNHFISRRKLLAGTAAAGALGLSGFPARADVQWKKYAGTKLEVILAKGPRGDNLQKNIKEFTDLTGIQVESEQIPEQQQRQKAVIELASGKPSFDVVHLSYHVQKRQFEKAGWLADISGYMKDPNLTAPDLVESDFSAAGLQYAKNDKGQMLSLPWSVDYFILYYNKELFQKKGVAVPKTLDEMVTAAEKLTDAKDGTFGFVGRGLRNANMTLWTNFFLNYGGEFLDAKGGILTDGPEAIAATKLYQTLLTKVAPPGVAGFNWMESMASFTQGRSAMWIDGVGWAPPLEDPAASRIVGKVGYTVVPAGPKGQYSATYGDGLGIAAASKNKEAAYLLCQWAVSKTQGARLLQSGGGVPFRNSILNDAEVQKGVKNREWLQSVIDSAKISKLGLPVVIPVAEFRDLVGAALTSTLSGADPATELKKAHEQFRPILERSEKA; encoded by the coding sequence ATGAACAACCACTTTATCTCGCGCCGCAAACTTCTGGCCGGCACGGCTGCCGCGGGCGCCCTCGGCCTCAGCGGCTTTCCGGCACGCGCGGACGTGCAATGGAAGAAGTACGCCGGCACCAAACTCGAGGTGATCCTCGCCAAGGGTCCGCGCGGCGACAATCTGCAGAAGAACATCAAGGAATTCACCGACCTCACCGGCATTCAGGTTGAGTCGGAGCAGATCCCCGAGCAGCAGCAGCGCCAGAAAGCCGTGATCGAGCTCGCCTCCGGCAAGCCGAGCTTCGACGTCGTCCACCTCAGCTATCACGTGCAGAAGCGGCAGTTCGAGAAGGCCGGCTGGCTCGCCGACATCTCCGGCTACATGAAGGATCCGAACCTCACCGCGCCCGACCTGGTCGAAAGCGATTTTTCGGCCGCCGGCCTGCAGTACGCCAAGAACGACAAGGGGCAGATGCTGTCGCTGCCATGGTCGGTCGACTACTTCATTCTCTATTACAACAAGGAGCTGTTCCAGAAGAAGGGCGTCGCGGTGCCGAAGACACTGGACGAGATGGTCACGGCCGCCGAAAAGCTCACCGACGCCAAGGACGGCACCTTCGGCTTCGTCGGGCGCGGCCTGCGCAACGCCAACATGACGCTGTGGACTAACTTCTTCCTCAACTATGGCGGCGAGTTCCTCGACGCCAAGGGCGGCATCCTGACCGACGGCCCCGAGGCGATCGCGGCCACAAAACTCTATCAGACGCTACTGACCAAGGTCGCGCCTCCCGGTGTTGCCGGCTTCAACTGGATGGAGTCGATGGCCTCGTTCACGCAAGGACGTTCGGCGATGTGGATCGACGGCGTCGGCTGGGCGCCGCCGCTGGAAGACCCGGCCGCCTCGCGCATCGTCGGCAAGGTCGGCTACACCGTGGTGCCGGCGGGGCCGAAAGGGCAATATTCCGCGACCTATGGCGACGGCCTCGGCATCGCGGCGGCGAGCAAGAACAAGGAAGCCGCCTATCTGCTGTGCCAATGGGCGGTCTCCAAGACGCAAGGCGCGCGGCTATTGCAGAGCGGCGGTGGCGTGCCGTTCCGCAACTCGATCCTCAATGACGCGGAAGTGCAGAAGGGCGTCAAGAATCGGGAATGGCTGCAGTCGGTGATCGATTCCGCCAAGATCTCCAAGCTCGGCCTTCCCGTCGTGATCCCGGTCGCGGAATTCCGCGACCTCGTCGGTGCGGCGCTGACGTCGACGCTGTCAGGCGCCGATCCGGCCACCGAACTGAAGAAGGCGCACGAGCAATTCCGTCCGATCCTGGAGCGCAGCGAGAAAGCGTGA
- a CDS encoding cysteine hydrolase family protein has protein sequence MANSRGPLSGTVAAEPEPIALDFAATALLIIDMQRDFMEPGGFGETLGNDVSQLARAVKPIAAVLEAARDIGMLVVHTREGHLPDLSDAPPAKIERGAPSLRIGDPGPMGRILIRGEAGHDIIPELYPLDNEVVIDKPGKGAFYATELGDVLQQYGIENLLVCGVTTEVCVNTTVREANDRGYRCVVLADGCASYFPEFHEMGLKMIKAQGGIFGWVSDSVAVLEALSPETSKTAAAGASR, from the coding sequence ATGGCGAACTCTCGAGGTCCACTGTCAGGCACGGTCGCCGCAGAGCCGGAGCCGATTGCGCTCGACTTTGCCGCCACGGCACTTCTCATCATCGACATGCAGCGCGATTTCATGGAGCCCGGCGGCTTCGGCGAAACGCTCGGCAACGATGTCTCCCAGCTCGCGCGTGCGGTGAAGCCGATCGCGGCGGTGCTGGAGGCGGCCCGCGACATCGGCATGCTGGTCGTGCACACCCGCGAGGGCCATCTGCCCGATCTGTCGGATGCACCGCCGGCCAAGATCGAACGCGGCGCGCCGTCGTTGCGTATCGGCGATCCCGGTCCGATGGGGCGCATTCTCATTCGCGGCGAGGCCGGCCACGACATCATTCCCGAGCTCTATCCGCTCGACAATGAGGTGGTGATCGACAAGCCGGGCAAGGGCGCGTTCTACGCCACCGAACTTGGCGACGTGCTGCAGCAATACGGCATCGAGAATCTGCTGGTGTGCGGCGTCACCACCGAGGTCTGCGTCAACACCACAGTGCGCGAGGCCAACGACCGCGGCTATCGCTGCGTGGTGCTGGCCGACGGCTGCGCATCCTATTTTCCCGAATTTCACGAGATGGGCCTGAAGATGATCAAGGCCCAGGGCGGAATCTTCGGCTGGGTCTCCGATTCAGTCGCGGTACTGGAGGCACTTTCACCGGAGACTTCAAAAACAGCAGCAGCGGGGGCATCACGATGA
- a CDS encoding carbohydrate ABC transporter permease: MSARQILGKIALWLSVLVIVSPAILFFLWMLSLSLKFEVDNAAYPPVFIPEHFAWKNYADVLASNRFLTYFVNSLVVTGSATLLAMLIGVPAGYGIARMAAHKSAVVILIARITPGLSYLIPLFLLFQWLGLLGTLVPQIIIHLVVTVPIVIWIMIGYFETTPLELEEAALIDGATRWQVFRHVALPIARPGMAVAFILAVIFSWNNFVFGIVLAGRETRTLPVAVYNMISFDQLSWGPLAAAALIVTLPVLLLTVLAQRQIVAGLTAGAVKGG; this comes from the coding sequence ATGAGCGCACGGCAGATCCTCGGCAAGATCGCGCTATGGCTTTCGGTGCTCGTCATCGTCTCGCCCGCCATCCTGTTTTTTCTCTGGATGCTCTCGCTCTCGCTCAAGTTCGAGGTCGACAACGCCGCCTATCCGCCGGTCTTCATCCCCGAGCACTTCGCCTGGAAAAATTATGCCGACGTGCTCGCCTCCAACCGGTTCCTGACCTATTTCGTCAACAGCCTGGTGGTGACCGGCAGCGCGACCTTGCTGGCGATGCTGATCGGCGTGCCGGCCGGTTACGGGATCGCGCGCATGGCCGCGCACAAATCGGCGGTCGTGATCCTGATCGCGCGCATCACGCCGGGTCTGTCCTACCTCATTCCCCTGTTCCTGTTGTTCCAGTGGCTCGGCCTGCTCGGCACGCTGGTGCCGCAGATCATCATCCACCTGGTCGTGACCGTGCCGATCGTGATCTGGATCATGATCGGCTATTTCGAGACCACACCGCTGGAGCTCGAGGAAGCCGCATTGATCGACGGCGCCACGCGCTGGCAGGTGTTCCGGCATGTCGCGCTGCCGATCGCGAGGCCTGGCATGGCGGTCGCCTTCATCCTCGCGGTGATTTTCTCCTGGAACAACTTTGTGTTCGGCATCGTGCTGGCGGGACGCGAAACGCGCACGTTGCCGGTCGCGGTCTACAACATGATTTCGTTCGATCAATTGAGCTGGGGACCGCTGGCGGCCGCAGCCCTGATCGTGACGTTGCCGGTGCTGCTGCTGACGGTATTAGCCCAGCGACAGATCGTCGCCGGGCTAACCGCAGGTGCCGTCAAGGGCGGTTGA
- a CDS encoding NAD(P)/FAD-dependent oxidoreductase, with translation MVTTNVRWPSSLWAAVTPPGPDLPELIGTERADVIVIGAGFTGLSTALHLREAGVDVAVVEAAEPGWGASGRNNGQVIPTLSRPDPEDIIAKHGAAGERFVAMLRDSASALFDVVQKYKIEAEQEQAGWVQPVHSPGRIKIAERRVKQWSKFGAPVELLSRDQVSDMTGSNAWYGGFWNKTGGHVNPLALARGLAHAALGLGARIYARSPAISFERRNDKWIVKTEKGEISGRALVMATNAYSGEFSKSLVPEIATEVMPVLSWQMSTQPLSDNVRKTIIPGRQAMSDTHGELYFARYDARNRLITGGAVLGPGNKVERMKARVTERLQRLWPQIGDVSFDYVWNGYVGMTADFLPRIHRLGPNAYGWTGCNGRAVALTIPLGRALSRAVQGVPESELALPFTEPVTYMAHGLLRKIAPWMLLLYRRRDAQELLKGDNFELLKWAEHFLASRR, from the coding sequence ATGGTTACGACCAACGTCCGCTGGCCCAGTTCGCTGTGGGCCGCCGTGACGCCGCCGGGGCCCGATCTTCCGGAATTGATCGGCACCGAACGGGCCGACGTTATCGTGATTGGCGCCGGCTTTACCGGCCTCTCCACCGCGCTGCATTTGCGCGAGGCGGGTGTCGATGTCGCTGTCGTCGAAGCGGCGGAGCCGGGATGGGGCGCCTCGGGGCGCAACAACGGCCAGGTGATTCCGACACTGTCGCGGCCCGATCCTGAGGATATCATCGCAAAACACGGCGCGGCCGGCGAACGCTTCGTCGCAATGCTGCGCGACAGCGCCTCGGCGCTGTTCGACGTCGTGCAAAAGTACAAGATCGAAGCCGAGCAGGAGCAGGCCGGCTGGGTGCAGCCGGTGCATTCGCCCGGCCGCATCAAGATCGCCGAACGTCGCGTAAAACAGTGGTCGAAGTTCGGTGCGCCGGTCGAACTGCTGTCGCGCGACCAGGTCAGCGATATGACCGGTTCGAATGCGTGGTACGGCGGCTTCTGGAACAAGACCGGCGGCCACGTCAATCCGCTGGCGCTGGCCCGTGGGCTGGCGCACGCCGCGCTTGGCCTCGGCGCGCGCATTTACGCGCGCTCGCCCGCGATCAGCTTCGAACGCCGCAACGACAAATGGATCGTGAAGACGGAGAAGGGCGAGATTTCAGGCCGTGCGCTGGTCATGGCAACCAATGCCTATAGCGGCGAGTTCTCCAAATCGCTGGTGCCTGAAATCGCCACCGAAGTAATGCCGGTGCTGTCCTGGCAGATGTCGACGCAGCCGCTGTCGGATAACGTCCGCAAGACCATCATTCCCGGCCGGCAGGCGATGTCGGACACCCATGGCGAACTCTATTTTGCACGCTACGATGCGCGTAACCGGCTGATCACCGGCGGCGCCGTGCTCGGTCCCGGCAACAAGGTGGAGCGGATGAAGGCGCGGGTGACGGAGCGGTTGCAGCGGCTGTGGCCGCAAATCGGTGACGTTTCTTTCGACTATGTCTGGAATGGCTATGTCGGCATGACGGCGGATTTTTTGCCGCGCATCCACCGGCTGGGGCCGAACGCCTATGGCTGGACCGGCTGCAACGGCCGCGCCGTTGCGCTGACGATCCCGCTCGGCCGCGCATTGTCGAGGGCGGTCCAGGGCGTGCCGGAAAGCGAACTGGCACTCCCGTTCACGGAGCCGGTGACGTACATGGCGCACGGATTATTGCGCAAGATCGCACCGTGGATGCTGCTGCTCTACCGGCGCCGCGACGCGCAGGAATTGCTCAAGGGCGATAACTTCGAATTGCTAAAATGGGCGGAGCATTTCCTGGCCTCGCGCCGCTGA
- a CDS encoding VOC family protein, whose protein sequence is MALKNVIGIDHAVIMVKDLDQAAANYKRLGFTVSPRGTHSAHMGSGNYTIMFDPDYMELLGVLTPTEHNAPARAYLDTRGEGIERVAFTAVDSAEGAEEIRARGYPPVGPTDFERPVTMPNGTISAAKFRTFEWPRAETPGGIRIFACQHKTRETVWIPELMQHANGAKRLKQVVIVSPEPAKDAAHLSKMTDRDVRNEADGAVAVPSGGDRADFVFLTRDQLGKRYPGVSLAGLPERGGAGLVIAADVAAAEKALGTTGVHSAGGIVVPPAAGNGTLLAFVKA, encoded by the coding sequence GTGGCACTCAAGAACGTCATCGGTATCGATCACGCCGTCATCATGGTGAAAGACCTCGACCAGGCTGCCGCCAACTACAAGCGGCTCGGCTTTACCGTGTCGCCGCGCGGCACCCACAGCGCGCATATGGGATCGGGCAATTACACCATCATGTTCGACCCTGACTATATGGAATTGCTCGGCGTGCTCACCCCGACAGAACATAATGCTCCGGCGCGCGCCTATCTCGACACGCGCGGCGAAGGCATCGAGCGCGTCGCCTTCACCGCCGTGGATTCGGCTGAAGGCGCCGAGGAAATCCGCGCGCGCGGCTATCCGCCGGTTGGACCGACCGATTTCGAGCGGCCGGTGACGATGCCCAACGGCACCATATCGGCGGCCAAGTTCCGGACTTTTGAATGGCCGAGGGCGGAAACGCCGGGCGGCATTCGCATCTTCGCCTGCCAGCACAAGACCCGCGAGACGGTGTGGATTCCCGAACTGATGCAGCATGCCAATGGCGCGAAGCGCCTGAAGCAGGTGGTCATCGTGTCGCCGGAGCCGGCCAAGGACGCCGCGCATCTGTCAAAGATGACCGATCGCGACGTGCGCAACGAGGCGGATGGTGCGGTCGCGGTGCCCTCGGGCGGTGATCGCGCCGACTTCGTGTTCCTGACCCGGGATCAACTCGGCAAGCGCTATCCCGGCGTGTCACTGGCCGGCCTGCCCGAACGCGGCGGCGCGGGTCTCGTGATCGCGGCCGATGTTGCCGCGGCCGAGAAGGCGCTGGGTACGACCGGCGTACACAGCGCAGGCGGCATTGTCGTGCCGCCGGCCGCCGGCAACGGCACCCTGCTCGCCTTCGTCAAGGCGTAG